Part of the Pedobacter sp. MC2016-14 genome is shown below.
GCGGTATGTTTGAGTTCTTTTTGTGCATGAAGCGCATGCAAAGTAACCGTACAGCTGAGCCTGCAGGTATTTGCAGCAGCCGGAAATTTCAGCTGCTCATTCACTAACAATTCGGGCAAATTAAGGGTTAAGGTATTTGCTTGGAGGCTAACTGATGGTTGTACCCAAAGGCTATCAATCAATGGCGATTTTAGGTTAAATTCAAATCCGGCCAGCCGTGTAAAACTGTCTGCTTCAAATGAGAAGAGACTTGTTTTCGGATTGAAACAATGTCTTACGATTGCCGCGGTTTGTGTGGTAAGGCGATTGATCATTGCGCCATCATATTTTGCAAAAAATAGATCCTCCAGATTAGACCTCATGTGACGCGCTAAAGTACTGGCCTTACCAAAAACGCCCGCACTTTTTTTCGTGGCCGCAGATTGATTCATACTTGTAGCTCTCATTTGAACAATTTGTTTCCCGCGCCATTTTTTGTGAACGAGGTTTCCGATTCGTCCATGAAGATACTTTCCGTCATTAAATGCCATATTATTAAATTTAGAATGTTAGGTAAGTGTTCGCTGATCCCGGCTTAAATCTATAACAAATTTTTATTAAAAGCGTAATTAGTCCATATTTTTAACTAAAAACATGGACTAAACGTGGACTTAATATGCAGTTGATGTAGAGGTGGTTTAGAAACAGGCTTGGTTTATAAACTTTAGTGCTAACACGACAATTATTGACTTAAGCTCACCATATTCTAACCAAAAGATGGTTTTAAAGCGATTGTTGGGGAAATACCTCTATTTTTAAAGCTGTTCTTATCGCTATAATAAATATGACGCAAAAAAAGCAAATCCTAGGTCACCCGGTGGGCTTATATGTTCTTTTCTTTACCGAAATGTGGGAAAGATTTAGTTTTTACGGCATGAGAGGTATTTTAATCCTGTTTCTTGTCGCTTCAACCAAAGGAACTAACCCAGGATATGGGTGGCTAGAGAAAGATGCACTCCAATTATATGGTATTTATACTTTTTTAGTCTATCTATCCTCTGTGCCAGGAGGCATTATCGCTGACAAATGGCTGGGGCAGAAAAAAGCAGTACTTATTGGTGGCGCACTGTTGGTCATTGGCCATAGCATCCTGGCCACTCAGTTGTTATGGGCGTTTTATACTGGTCTTGCTTTTATCGTCGCAGGTGTCGGAATGCTAAAATCTAATATTTCAACCATGGTGGGTGGACTATACGCAGTCGGTGATGACCGCAGAGACCAGGGATTTTCTATATTTTATATAGGGATAAATATTGGTGCCTTTGCGGCGGCTATTGTTGTTGGATACGTAGGAGAGGTATACAGCTGGCATTACGGTTTTGGTTTAGCCGGAATTGGCATGGCTATAGGGTTGTTAATATTCATTGTTGGACAAAAACATCTTCAGGGAACAGGAGATTCGCATAAGAAACATACTGCAATACAAAGTGCTGCGCAGTCCATGTCCCTAACTAAAATAGACAAAGACCGCATTGTGGTGATGTTGATTTCATTTCTACTGGTAATTGCATTTTGGGCTGCATATGAGCAAGCAGGCGGATTGATGAACCTATATGCAGATCAGAAAACCGATCGGACAATAGCGCTGTTTAAGGCAACCATACCAGCGTCCTGGTTTCAATCTGTCACAGCATTTTTTATTGTAACACTAGGCGCGCCCGTTGCAGCATTTTGGTATAGGTGGAAAAAGAACGGAAAAGAATCTTCCTCTATCTTTAAAATGGCTATCGGCATGATCATCATGGGCTGGGGCTTTTTGTTTATGGTCGCAGCCTCTTTTCAATTTCAAAGTGATGGCGCTTCTTCCATGTACTGGTTAATCCTGGCTTACCTCTTTCATACCATAGGAGAACTCTGTGCCTCACCCGTTGCATTGTCTTACATCACCAAGCTTGCCCCCTTAAAGTATGCCTCAAGTATGATGGGTTTATATTTTGCAGCAACTGGTCTGGGAAATTATGTCGCTTCATGGGTAGGGATTTGGTCGCAAAGTGCGGGCGAACTTCAAATATTTTTAGGCATCGCAATCTTCTCCACATTATTGGGATTGTTGATTATTGCCATCTTAAAACCGCTAAAACGTTTAGCGCATGCTGCGGAATAACAGTTAAAATGCAGTTAGATCCTGTTAAATAACACAAACCGAATACTATTAAAATAAGCTTACTTTACCATAACACAAATAACCACTTTACGTATCTTTCTAAATCCAGATCTGTGAGAAAAAAACAACTCTTTTACCTGCTTTTTTTAGCGTATACAATGAGCAGCTACATGGCTAATGCCCAAACAAAACAAAAGCTTGAATCTTTTTTACCCGGCGCATTATGGTATGATACGGACGGTCAGCTGATCAACGCCCATGCAGGCGGGATAATCTTAGTCGATAAAGTCTATTATTGGTTTGGTGAAAAAAGAGGTACGCACCGTTCAGAAGGGGTAAATGTTTATTCTTCCAAAGATTTATACAACTGGAAGTCAGAAGGCCTGGCATTCTCTCCTTCAGATGATCCTGCCGGTGACATTACACATGGCTGCCTGATGGAGCGGCCAAAGGTTATTTACAATAAGAAAACTAAAAAATATGTAATGTGGTTTCACCTGGAATTGAATGGTAAAGGTTATGCTGCTGCAAGAGCAGCCGTTGCCATTAGCGATAAGGTCACCGGTCCTTATCAATTTGTAAATAGTTTCAGGCCAAATGGAAACATGTCAAGAGATATGAATTTATTTGTAGATGACGATGGATCGGCTTACCATATTTATTCTTCTGATGAAAATATGGATTTGAGGATTGTAAAGCTTTCTGACGATTACCTGACCGCAACAAAACAAGATTCTTTTTTATTCAGAAGACAGCGTGAGGCTCCTGCACTCTTTAAAAATAATGGCAAATATTACCTCATCACCAGCGGATGCACTGGTTGGGCACCAAATAAAGCAAGTTTGCATGTGGCCTATGCTGTTCAGGGACCGTATGTGCAGGTCGGAGATCCAATGATGGGTAAAAATGCCGAAAAAACCTTTGGAGGCCAGTCT
Proteins encoded:
- a CDS encoding glycoside hydrolase family 43 protein, whose protein sequence is MRKKQLFYLLFLAYTMSSYMANAQTKQKLESFLPGALWYDTDGQLINAHAGGIILVDKVYYWFGEKRGTHRSEGVNVYSSKDLYNWKSEGLAFSPSDDPAGDITHGCLMERPKVIYNKKTKKYVMWFHLELNGKGYAAARAAVAISDKVTGPYQFVNSFRPNGNMSRDMNLFVDDDGSAYHIYSSDENMDLRIVKLSDDYLTATKQDSFLFRRQREAPALFKNNGKYYLITSGCTGWAPNKASLHVAYAVQGPYVQVGDPMMGKNAEKTFGGQSTFVLPVAGKKNAFIFIADQWNPKDLKDSRYVFLPISIKNDEPGIGWLDEWKLDWFNKK
- a CDS encoding peptide MFS transporter, with amino-acid sequence MTQKKQILGHPVGLYVLFFTEMWERFSFYGMRGILILFLVASTKGTNPGYGWLEKDALQLYGIYTFLVYLSSVPGGIIADKWLGQKKAVLIGGALLVIGHSILATQLLWAFYTGLAFIVAGVGMLKSNISTMVGGLYAVGDDRRDQGFSIFYIGINIGAFAAAIVVGYVGEVYSWHYGFGLAGIGMAIGLLIFIVGQKHLQGTGDSHKKHTAIQSAAQSMSLTKIDKDRIVVMLISFLLVIAFWAAYEQAGGLMNLYADQKTDRTIALFKATIPASWFQSVTAFFIVTLGAPVAAFWYRWKKNGKESSSIFKMAIGMIIMGWGFLFMVAASFQFQSDGASSMYWLILAYLFHTIGELCASPVALSYITKLAPLKYASSMMGLYFAATGLGNYVASWVGIWSQSAGELQIFLGIAIFSTLLGLLIIAILKPLKRLAHAAE